In Streptomyces sp. NBC_00414, a single window of DNA contains:
- a CDS encoding glycoside hydrolase family 15 protein yields MAGRIEDYALIGDMQTAALVCRDGTVDWLCLPRFDSHAVFAGLLGTEEHGFWRLGPAHAADAAPPTAVRRHYRGDSLILESEWDTSRGTVRVTDFMPPRDGAPQLIRIVEGVTGRVPMRSALRMRFSYGRVVPWVHKHEGRTVAVAGPDSVWFDTECETYGKALTTYSDFTVAPGERIAFTISWEPSHKQPPALPEPEQALEATEEFWRDWVAQCTYHGPYREAVVRSLITLKALTYAPTGGIVAAPTTSLPEEIGGVRNWDYRYTWLRDAAITLSSLLRTGYREEARAWREWLLRAVAGDPENLQIMYGIAGERELGEAELDWLPGYENSGPVRVGNGAANQLQLDVYGEVTEALHLAHMTGLARNDYASLLQLKLIRYLEDHWDEPDEGIWEVRGPRRHFVHSKVMAWVAVDRTIKLIESGDADGPLEKWRELRDDIHRDVCEKGYDKERNTFTQSYGSKELDASLLLIPQMGFLPPDDKRVIGTIEAIQRELSTSDGFILRYPTSGDDAGVDGLEGDEGAFLACSFWMADDLAMIGRVDEARKLFEKLLALRNDLGLLAEEWDPRLKRQVGNFPQAFSHVPLIDTALRLTASGAYGG; encoded by the coding sequence GTGGCCGGGCGCATCGAAGACTACGCACTTATCGGAGACATGCAGACGGCCGCGCTGGTCTGCAGGGACGGCACGGTGGACTGGCTGTGCCTCCCCCGCTTCGACTCCCACGCCGTCTTCGCGGGACTGCTCGGCACGGAGGAGCACGGGTTCTGGCGACTCGGCCCCGCGCATGCCGCAGACGCCGCACCACCGACGGCGGTCCGCCGTCACTACCGCGGCGACTCGCTGATCCTCGAATCCGAGTGGGACACCTCACGGGGCACGGTCCGAGTGACCGATTTCATGCCCCCGCGTGACGGCGCTCCCCAGCTGATCCGGATCGTCGAGGGCGTCACGGGCCGCGTCCCGATGCGCTCCGCGCTGCGGATGCGTTTCTCGTACGGGCGTGTGGTGCCGTGGGTCCACAAGCACGAGGGGCGCACCGTGGCCGTCGCCGGCCCCGACTCCGTGTGGTTCGACACGGAGTGCGAGACCTACGGCAAGGCCCTGACGACGTACTCGGACTTCACGGTCGCGCCGGGTGAGCGGATCGCGTTCACCATCTCCTGGGAGCCCTCGCACAAGCAGCCGCCCGCGCTCCCCGAGCCGGAGCAGGCCCTGGAGGCCACCGAGGAGTTCTGGCGCGACTGGGTGGCGCAGTGCACGTACCACGGGCCGTACCGCGAGGCCGTGGTCCGCTCGCTGATCACGCTCAAGGCGCTGACGTACGCGCCGACCGGCGGCATCGTCGCCGCTCCCACGACCTCCCTCCCGGAGGAGATCGGCGGGGTCCGCAACTGGGACTACCGCTACACGTGGCTGCGGGACGCGGCGATCACGCTGTCGTCGCTGCTGCGCACCGGCTACCGCGAGGAGGCCCGCGCCTGGCGCGAATGGCTCCTGCGCGCCGTCGCGGGCGACCCCGAGAACCTGCAGATCATGTACGGCATCGCGGGCGAGCGTGAGCTGGGCGAGGCGGAGCTCGACTGGCTGCCCGGGTACGAGAACTCAGGTCCCGTACGCGTCGGGAACGGCGCGGCGAACCAGCTCCAACTGGATGTGTACGGCGAGGTGACGGAGGCCCTGCACCTGGCCCACATGACGGGTCTGGCCCGCAACGACTACGCCTCGCTCCTCCAGCTCAAGCTGATCCGTTACCTGGAGGACCACTGGGACGAGCCGGACGAGGGCATCTGGGAGGTGCGCGGGCCGCGCCGTCACTTCGTCCACTCGAAGGTGATGGCGTGGGTCGCCGTCGACCGCACGATCAAGCTCATCGAGTCCGGGGACGCCGACGGCCCGCTGGAGAAGTGGCGCGAGCTGCGCGACGACATCCACCGGGACGTCTGTGAGAAGGGTTACGACAAGGAGCGCAACACCTTCACGCAGTCGTACGGCTCCAAGGAGCTGGACGCCTCGCTGCTGCTGATCCCGCAGATGGGCTTCCTGCCCCCGGACGACAAGCGCGTGATCGGCACGATCGAGGCCATCCAGCGCGAGCTGTCCACCTCGGACGGCTTCATCCTGCGCTACCCCACCTCCGGCGACGACGCGGGCGTGGACGGCCTGGAGGGCGACGAAGGGGCGTTCCTGGCCTGCTCGTTCTGGATGGCGGACGACCTCGCGATGATCGGCCGCGTGGACGAGGCCCGCAAGCTCTTCGAGAAGCTGCTGGCCCTGCGCAACGACCTGGGCCTCCTCGCGGAGGAGTGGGACCCGCGTCTCAAGCGCCAGGTGGGCAACTTCCCGCAGGCGTTCAGCCATGTGCCGCTGATCGACACGGCCCTGCGCCTGACGGCGTCCGGGGCGTACGGCGGCTGA
- a CDS encoding CTP synthase, with amino-acid sequence MPPAAFRSSTATTTKHIFVTGGVASSLGKGLTASSLGALLKARGLRVTMQKLDPYLNVDPGTMNPFQHGEVFVTNDGAETDLDIGHYERFLDVDLDGSANVTTGQVYSTVIAKERRGEYLGDTVQVIPHITNEIKHRIRRMATDDVDVVITEVGGTVGDIESLPFLETVRQVRHEVGRDNVFVVHISLLPYIGPSGELKTKPTQHSVAALRNIGIQPDAIVLRADREVPTAIKRKISLMCDVDEDAVVACPDARSIYDIPKVLHTEGLDAYVVRKLDLPFRDVDWSTWGDLLDRVHNPLHEIHMALVGKYIDLPDAYLSVTEALRAGGFANKARVKIKWVASDDCKTPAGAAKQLGDVDAICIPGGFGDRGVAGKVGAIQYARENKIPLLGLCLGLQCIVIEAARNLADIADANSTEFDSATGHPVISTMAEQLDIVAGDGDMGGTMRLGMYPAKLAEGSIVREVYDGKEYVEERHRHRYEVNNSYRAELEKKAGLQFSGTSPDGKLVEFLEYPREIHPYLVATQAHPELRSRPTRPHPLFAGLVKAAVERKTAK; translated from the coding sequence ATGCCGCCCGCTGCTTTCCGAAGCAGCACCGCCACGACGACCAAGCACATCTTCGTCACCGGGGGTGTCGCCTCCTCCCTCGGCAAGGGTCTGACCGCCTCCAGCCTGGGCGCGCTGCTCAAGGCACGGGGTCTGCGGGTCACCATGCAGAAGCTCGACCCGTACCTGAACGTCGACCCCGGCACGATGAACCCCTTCCAGCACGGTGAGGTGTTCGTCACCAACGACGGGGCCGAGACCGACCTCGACATCGGGCACTACGAGCGTTTCCTGGACGTCGACCTGGACGGCTCCGCCAACGTCACCACCGGGCAGGTGTACTCCACGGTCATCGCCAAGGAGCGCCGCGGCGAGTACCTCGGTGACACCGTGCAGGTCATCCCGCACATCACGAACGAGATCAAGCACCGCATCCGCCGGATGGCCACCGACGACGTCGACGTCGTCATCACGGAGGTCGGCGGCACGGTCGGCGACATCGAGTCGCTGCCGTTCCTGGAGACCGTCCGCCAGGTCCGTCACGAGGTCGGCCGCGACAACGTGTTCGTGGTCCACATCTCGCTCCTCCCGTACATCGGCCCCTCCGGGGAGCTGAAGACGAAGCCGACCCAGCACTCGGTTGCGGCACTGCGCAACATCGGTATCCAGCCGGACGCGATCGTCCTGCGCGCCGACCGCGAGGTGCCCACCGCGATCAAGCGCAAGATCTCGCTGATGTGCGACGTCGACGAGGACGCCGTCGTCGCCTGTCCCGACGCCCGCTCGATCTACGACATCCCGAAGGTCCTGCACACCGAGGGCCTGGACGCCTATGTCGTGCGCAAGCTGGACCTGCCGTTCCGTGACGTGGACTGGTCGACCTGGGGCGACCTGCTCGACCGGGTCCACAACCCGCTGCACGAGATCCACATGGCGCTCGTCGGCAAGTACATCGACCTGCCCGACGCCTACCTCTCGGTCACCGAGGCGCTGCGCGCGGGCGGCTTCGCCAACAAGGCCCGCGTGAAGATCAAGTGGGTCGCCTCGGACGACTGCAAGACCCCGGCGGGCGCCGCCAAGCAGCTCGGCGACGTCGACGCGATCTGCATCCCCGGCGGCTTCGGCGACCGCGGTGTGGCCGGCAAGGTCGGCGCCATCCAGTACGCCCGCGAGAACAAGATCCCGCTGCTCGGTCTCTGCCTGGGCCTGCAGTGCATCGTGATCGAGGCCGCGCGCAACCTCGCCGACATCGCGGACGCCAACTCCACCGAGTTCGACTCCGCCACCGGCCACCCGGTCATCTCCACGATGGCCGAGCAGCTGGACATCGTCGCGGGCGACGGCGACATGGGCGGCACGATGCGCCTGGGCATGTACCCCGCCAAGCTCGCCGAGGGCTCCATCGTGCGCGAGGTCTACGACGGCAAGGAGTACGTCGAGGAGCGGCACCGCCACCGCTACGAGGTGAACAACTCCTACCGCGCCGAGCTGGAGAAGAAGGCCGGTCTGCAGTTCTCCGGCACCTCCCCGGACGGCAAGCTCGTGGAGTTCCTGGAGTACCCGCGCGAGATCCACCCGTACCTGGTCGCGACGCAGGCGCACCCCGAGCTGCGCTCGCGCCCGACCCGGCCGCACCCGCTGTTCGCGGGTCTGGTCAAGGCCGCGGTGGAGCGCAAGACGGCCAAGTAG
- a CDS encoding NUDIX hydrolase, translated as MTIKDTAEEWQVRATETPFTGNKTSVRTDDVVMPDGSVARRDYQVHPGSVAVLALDDEGRALVIRQYRHPVRHKLWEIPAGLLDVPGENPLHAAQRELYEEAHVKAEDWRVLTDVFTTPGGCDEAVRIFLARDLSEAEGQRFEVEDEEADMELSRVPVDELVRGVLAGELHNNCLVVGVLALTAALAGEGLEALRPAEAPWPARPFEA; from the coding sequence ATGACCATCAAGGACACCGCCGAGGAGTGGCAGGTCAGGGCGACCGAGACCCCATTCACCGGCAACAAGACCTCCGTGCGCACCGACGACGTGGTCATGCCCGACGGGTCGGTCGCCCGGCGGGACTACCAGGTGCACCCCGGTTCGGTGGCCGTCCTCGCCCTGGACGACGAGGGGCGCGCCCTGGTCATCCGCCAGTACCGGCACCCCGTGCGTCACAAGCTCTGGGAGATCCCGGCCGGCCTGCTCGACGTCCCGGGCGAGAACCCCCTGCACGCCGCGCAGCGCGAGCTGTACGAGGAGGCGCACGTCAAGGCCGAGGACTGGCGGGTGCTCACCGACGTGTTCACCACGCCCGGCGGCTGCGACGAGGCCGTCCGGATCTTCCTCGCCCGCGATCTGTCCGAGGCGGAGGGACAGCGCTTCGAGGTCGAGGACGAGGAGGCCGACATGGAGCTCTCCCGGGTCCCGGTCGACGAGCTGGTGCGCGGAGTCCTCGCCGGTGAGCTGCACAACAACTGTCTCGTCGTGGGCGTCCTCGCGCTGACCGCCGCCCTCGCCGGAGAAGGTCTGGAGGCCCTGCGCCCCGCCGAGGCCCCGTGGCCCGCACGCCCGTTCGAGGCGTGA